The Flammeovirgaceae bacterium genome contains a region encoding:
- a CDS encoding sigma-70 family RNA polymerase sigma factor codes for MLCDEKIVNGLRNLKFGTLLSDDEIRHEYAILKQSAKKPEAFGELYEKYYDRIFNFIYRQTDDEELTADLCSQTFLNALKNSHRFEYRGVPVSSWFYRIAANEVNKHYRNKKKTRVFSIEEVKIRELIEITSEGWDEELMQRLLNYLKELPTDMLEVLELRFFEDKDFKEIAFILNITESGAKMRTYRALDRLRKNFNLSIKYDGKK; via the coding sequence TTGTTATGTGACGAAAAGATTGTAAATGGATTACGAAATTTAAAATTCGGCACTTTGTTATCCGATGACGAAATACGGCATGAATACGCCATTCTTAAACAATCGGCTAAAAAACCCGAAGCGTTTGGCGAATTGTACGAAAAGTACTACGACCGGATCTTTAATTTTATTTACCGCCAAACCGATGATGAGGAACTGACGGCCGACTTATGCTCGCAAACCTTTCTGAATGCACTTAAAAACAGCCACCGGTTTGAGTACAGGGGCGTGCCCGTATCCAGCTGGTTTTACCGCATTGCGGCCAACGAAGTAAACAAGCATTACCGTAACAAGAAAAAGACGCGCGTTTTTTCCATTGAAGAAGTGAAGATACGCGAGCTGATTGAAATAACTTCAGAAGGATGGGATGAAGAACTAATGCAGCGTTTGCTTAATTATTTAAAAGAATTGCCCACCGATATGCTGGAGGTGTTGGAATTGCGGTTTTTTGAGGATAAAGATTTCAAAGAAATCGCATTCATCCTGAACATAACCGAAAGCGGGGCAAAAATGCGCACCTACCGGGCTCTGGACCGGCTGCGCAAAAATTTTAACCTTAGCATTAAGTACGATGGGAAGAAATGA
- a CDS encoding nuclear transport factor 2 family protein translates to MLSRFYLCIAFLFLSGCQPDDTSETLRVQVLDADKNFNRMAQEKGVAEAFVFYADENVVKPTAGQQPVVGKFALMESFKKNPPGNTKLLWTPLKAEASGRLGYTLGSYTVHTKTPDGQRDTILYGMYVSIWKRKNDGSWRYVFDTGNPTPGPAVLN, encoded by the coding sequence ATGTTATCTCGCTTTTATTTATGCATCGCCTTTCTTTTTTTGTCAGGCTGCCAGCCTGATGATACCAGTGAAACGCTGCGCGTACAGGTACTTGATGCCGATAAAAATTTTAACCGGATGGCCCAGGAGAAGGGTGTTGCTGAAGCGTTTGTTTTTTATGCCGATGAAAATGTAGTAAAGCCAACAGCAGGGCAACAACCTGTAGTAGGTAAATTTGCCCTGATGGAATCGTTTAAGAAAAACCCGCCCGGTAATACAAAACTTTTGTGGACTCCGCTGAAGGCCGAAGCGAGCGGCAGGTTGGGGTATACCCTGGGCAGCTATACCGTACATACCAAAACCCCTGATGGACAACGTGATACAATACTTTATGGAATGTACGTGTCCATCTGGAAGCGTAAAAATGACGGCAGCTGGCGGTATGTTTTCGACACGGGCAAT